From Streptomyces qinzhouensis, one genomic window encodes:
- a CDS encoding non-ribosomal peptide synthetase, giving the protein MTSIPVRPAQHGLWINERLAPLGAIHHMPFAVHFDGSLDIPALAAAVADLTARHPALSRTVRDQDGVPVLVPGPIPELAVRRCHPDRLAAELAGECAAPFDLQAGPPARFTLLRTGDRSATLLVVAHHLVFDGTSTDVLLTDLSDAYAHRTGRGPAPEPLAGPAAGPAATIGAAELAAAIAHWSDRPLPAPAVALPGLAEGGDDDAQDGVGPGRAVAFDLDPALRAELAVTAEKLGVTFFELLLTAVHTLLLRYGNERPAAAVGLGTRGPDDTGRIGMYANELPVVTAPDPALPFGEFARTVRAEVRACYPHREVPLARAVKAARPAVTAAPVTVTYRRRIAPVDFAGVRATIDWVLFPGTARGAFRLHLLDGPDRLGVLLMHRTQLLSTAAAERIGDHLRRLLAAIAAAPGTPLADLPFLDEKESAPLHGPAPAADAAGATLPALLADAFAAHRDRIALTAGGRDLTYAELAAAVGGLAARLTGAGVGPGTVVAVCAERSAEAVAAVLAVQWAGGAHLPVDPSYPADRIAFVLGDAGAPVALAQRRTADRVAGHGRTLLLDDLFSTAADEAPSPAAPSPAELAYLIYTSGSTGRPKGVEVPHGALAHLLLAFRDLLDSSPDDVWLAVTSLSFDISALELLLPLITGGRVVIADEEQTRDGRALAGLAERHGVTHVQATPSSWRLMLDAGLTSTGLTALSGGEALPLPLARALRERVGRLWNVYGPTETTIWSTAAEVPAGPADVTVGRPIAGTAVLVLDPGGHPVPHGVTGELAIGGAGLARGYRGRPELTAARFVTDPVTGLRLYRTGDLARIRPDGTLRCLGRIDDQIKLRGHRIELGEIETRVQEHPAVAAAAAAVRGSADDPGGQLLAVYPVWRPGVPVPTLSELRAFLALTLPDAMLPGAVHALPALPLTPNGKTDRRALPEPVRETPEESTPGPASDEPWDEITTEVAGIWCEVLGLPSIGVDDDVFDLGAHSLTITRVAARIRDRIGAEVPLQVFYEEPTVAAIADAVTAELLAGER; this is encoded by the coding sequence GTGACCAGCATTCCCGTCAGACCCGCCCAGCACGGCCTGTGGATCAACGAGCGGCTCGCTCCCCTCGGCGCCATCCACCACATGCCGTTCGCCGTGCACTTCGACGGCAGCCTCGACATCCCGGCGCTCGCCGCCGCCGTCGCCGATCTCACGGCCCGGCATCCGGCGCTGTCGCGGACGGTCCGCGACCAGGACGGGGTACCCGTCCTGGTGCCCGGACCGATACCCGAGCTCGCCGTCCGCCGGTGCCATCCGGACCGGCTGGCGGCCGAGCTGGCCGGGGAGTGCGCCGCGCCGTTCGACCTCCAGGCCGGTCCCCCGGCCCGGTTCACCCTGCTGCGCACCGGCGACCGGAGCGCGACCCTGCTGGTGGTGGCGCACCATCTCGTCTTCGACGGCACCTCCACCGATGTCCTGCTCACCGATCTGTCGGACGCCTACGCCCACCGCACCGGGAGAGGCCCCGCTCCGGAACCCCTGGCCGGGCCGGCCGCCGGGCCCGCCGCCACGATCGGTGCCGCGGAGCTCGCCGCCGCGATCGCCCACTGGTCGGACCGGCCGCTGCCCGCCCCGGCCGTCGCGCTGCCCGGACTGGCCGAGGGGGGTGACGACGACGCCCAGGACGGTGTCGGTCCTGGCCGGGCGGTCGCCTTCGACCTCGACCCGGCGCTCCGCGCCGAACTGGCCGTCACCGCCGAGAAGCTCGGCGTCACCTTCTTCGAACTGCTGCTGACGGCCGTCCACACCCTGCTGCTGCGGTACGGCAACGAGCGCCCGGCCGCCGCCGTCGGCCTGGGCACCCGGGGCCCGGACGACACCGGCCGGATCGGGATGTACGCCAACGAACTGCCGGTGGTCACCGCCCCCGACCCGGCCCTGCCGTTCGGCGAGTTCGCCCGTACGGTACGGGCCGAGGTGCGGGCCTGCTACCCGCACCGGGAGGTACCCCTGGCCCGGGCGGTCAAGGCCGCGCGGCCCGCGGTGACGGCCGCCCCGGTCACCGTCACCTACCGCCGCCGGATCGCGCCGGTCGACTTCGCGGGGGTGCGCGCCACCATCGACTGGGTGCTGTTCCCCGGGACGGCCCGCGGCGCCTTCCGGCTGCATCTGCTGGACGGCCCCGACCGTCTCGGGGTGCTGCTGATGCACCGTACCCAGCTGCTGTCGACGGCCGCCGCCGAACGGATCGGGGACCATCTGCGCCGGCTGCTCGCCGCGATCGCCGCGGCGCCCGGGACCCCGCTGGCCGATCTGCCGTTCCTGGACGAGAAGGAGTCCGCGCCGCTGCACGGCCCGGCACCCGCCGCCGACGCGGCCGGGGCGACCCTGCCCGCGCTGCTCGCCGACGCCTTCGCGGCCCACCGGGACCGGATCGCCCTCACGGCCGGTGGACGCGACCTCACCTACGCGGAGCTGGCGGCGGCGGTCGGCGGCCTGGCCGCCCGGCTGACCGGGGCCGGAGTCGGACCGGGCACGGTGGTGGCCGTCTGCGCCGAACGGTCGGCCGAGGCGGTGGCCGCCGTACTCGCCGTCCAGTGGGCCGGAGGAGCCCATCTGCCGGTCGACCCCTCGTATCCGGCGGACCGGATCGCCTTCGTACTCGGGGACGCCGGGGCGCCGGTCGCGCTCGCCCAGCGGCGGACCGCGGACCGGGTCGCCGGTCACGGCCGCACCCTGCTGCTGGACGACCTCTTCAGCACCGCCGCCGACGAGGCGCCCTCGCCCGCGGCCCCGTCCCCCGCCGAACTCGCCTATCTGATCTACACCTCGGGCTCCACCGGCCGCCCCAAGGGTGTCGAGGTTCCGCACGGTGCGCTGGCCCATCTGCTGCTGGCCTTCCGCGATCTGCTGGACTCCTCGCCCGACGACGTCTGGCTGGCCGTCACCTCGCTGTCCTTCGACATCTCGGCCCTTGAACTGCTGCTGCCGCTGATCACCGGCGGCCGGGTGGTGATCGCCGACGAGGAGCAGACCCGCGACGGCCGGGCGCTGGCCGGGCTGGCCGAACGGCACGGCGTGACCCATGTCCAGGCCACTCCGTCGAGCTGGCGGCTGATGCTCGACGCCGGGCTGACCTCAACGGGACTCACCGCGCTCAGCGGCGGCGAGGCACTGCCGCTGCCGCTCGCCCGTGCGCTGCGCGAGCGGGTCGGACGGCTGTGGAACGTGTACGGGCCGACCGAGACCACCATCTGGTCCACCGCCGCCGAGGTGCCCGCCGGGCCCGCCGATGTGACGGTGGGGCGGCCCATCGCCGGTACGGCCGTGCTGGTCCTGGACCCGGGCGGACATCCCGTACCGCACGGGGTCACCGGGGAGCTGGCGATCGGCGGGGCGGGCCTGGCCCGGGGCTACCGCGGCCGTCCGGAGCTGACCGCCGCCCGCTTCGTCACCGATCCGGTCACCGGTCTGCGTCTCTACCGCACGGGCGATCTGGCCCGGATCCGGCCGGACGGGACCCTGCGCTGCCTGGGCCGGATCGACGACCAGATCAAACTGCGCGGCCACCGCATCGAGCTGGGCGAGATCGAGACCAGGGTCCAGGAGCACCCGGCGGTGGCGGCGGCCGCCGCGGCCGTCCGCGGCAGCGCCGACGACCCGGGCGGACAGCTGCTCGCCGTCTATCCGGTCTGGCGGCCCGGCGTCCCCGTACCGACCCTGTCCGAACTGCGGGCCTTCCTCGCCCTGACGCTGCCGGACGCCATGCTGCCCGGGGCCGTACACGCGCTGCCCGCACTGCCGCTGACGCCCAACGGCAAGACGGACCGCCGGGCGCTGCCCGAACCCGTCCGCGAGACACCCGAGGAGAGTACGCCCGGGCCCGCGTCCGATGAACCCTGGGACGAGATCACCACCGAGGTCGCCGGCATCTGGTGCGAGGTCCTCGGCCTGCCGTCGATCGGCGTCGACGACGATGTCTTCGACCTCGGCGCGCACTCGCTGACGATCACCCGGGTCGCCGCCCGGATCCGGGACCGCATCGGTGCCGAGGTACCGCTCCAGGTGTTCTACGAGGAGCCCACGGTCGCCGCGATCGCCGACGCCGTCACCGCCGAACTGCTCGCCGGGGAGCGGTGA
- a CDS encoding non-ribosomal peptide synthetase/MFS transporter, whose amino-acid sequence MERENNAPLTVDRPRRILTAEQRALLARKLRERPAAAGRPPAVVPLPAGAPVPLSPAQERLWFVEQLTPGTASYVLPTAGRLTGPLEPAALEEALRLVAVRHPVLRSAYPADEDGTPRVRTAPADGFAVPWESRDLTALPVGERESAARSAVEAEVARPFAVEEGPLVRALLLRLADDDHVLVVCQHHLTGDGWSAGILLDELLSGYETLTAGERPGPPPLPVGYGDFAHWQRERQEEPGAAASLRYWTGAMTGVAPLELPTDRPRPAVPGPRGATYTFRVDPAVHEAARALSRDRSATLYMTLLAAFQVVLGRWSGQRDFAVGTPFAGRPTEETEGLIGLFSTVLPLRADLSGTGATDGGDDALPDFATVLSRVRAAALGAQQHQDTPFERLVEALDLPRDVSRPPLHQVSFALQNHRAQTVRPRDVQWRTFPFEGSAVHLDLGLYCTETDEGLEAFLTYRTDLWDAETVARLAGHWQRILAGAAADPYAPVGTLGMLASEERRRVLYEWNESGGAVPVAATLAEAVAAQAARTPDATALVHSGRSLDYAALDGRADRLARVLRAAGAGPGALVGVCLDQGLEQAVALLAVLKSGAAYVPLDPEQPAERLGHMLTDSAPVVLLTTTAHRSLLSGSDAPVLLLDELAGELAAAPAGPPAGGAGPDDLAYVIYTSGSTGRPKGVAVQHRQVLTYLAGVRQRFAEAGLGDGARYALLQSLAFDFGLTTLYLSLTTGGALHLLAPRTPGPELAGYLAGERIDCVKLTPSHLAALTAEVDDPGLLLPRRLLILGGEASGWEWSRALAATAARTGCRVVNHYGPTEATVGATTLLVDPERPAEGPTTPIGRPLPGARVYLLDGYGEPVPPGVTGELWIGGDRLARGYLGLPELTAERFRPDPFADGPGDNPRMYRTGDLARHRPDGTVEFLGRGDDQVKIRGYRVELGEVEAHLGQLPGVAQAVAAARGPAGELVLVGYLVPADGTVPPPVAELRALLSRRLPDYLVPSRFVVLPELPRQAHGKVDRRALPEPGAPGPGEGAEYVAPRTPAEEAVAAVWAELLGLERVGAHDDFFDLGGHSLLAMRMVAALRRVLGAEARITLMDVFQERTVGALAALADRSEEERGPRRLLHELTPRQSADAVTLSLVCLPYGGGSAVVYQPLADALPPGVALHAVAVPGHDLGMSEDSLPLEEVARRCADEVLAGVAGPVAVYGHCGVGAALAVETARLLAAAGREPAAVYLGGIFPFARPTEGLLGLLSRSSWLDRRRSGRLHLNWLRSMGADLEGLEPEQLATIVANVRADSRAAEAYFTERLAAPADGLSTPVVSVIGSADPGTEFHRERFREWGFLGTTTAVAVLDEGGHYFLKHRAAELAEIVTSVHPAVAVDEAAARLGRRERPADATWWLDGVQRESAASAAEPEAGAVSRTRRDTRRFVAVAASQMVSQTGSALTEFALPLWIFLSTDSVAWFGLFAVLGIVPGLLAAPVLGSLVDRIDRRRVMLVCTAVSGTTEALLALLYAFGELRTWHVGVLMALLSVSLTGQRLAFQSAIPQLVPKRYLGHANGVVQISGGIAQVVAPLAAVGLLAAIGLGWVLLLDVVSYAIAALVLGTVRFPRTLAARRRETLRQEIVAGFRLVTGQRGFRAMLIFFAVLNLFLPVLFQLVSPLVLGFSSLGSVATVSLAGGVGAVVGGLAMGVWGGPRHRRMRGMLLVIPVLALFCALTGLRPDLLVVGAGVFGMSASLSLLNGIYLTIVQVKVPQRFHGRVMALNQLVAWSTLPVGLLLIAPLGTAYLEPLMDSGGALAGTLGPVLGTGDGRGIGLLYLLLAAAILLLGAVSLRLRALSGFDRDVPDAQADDLVGLATLTSDGRGRPADGSGRRGVPDGGEPTGEAVDAECLTKAG is encoded by the coding sequence ATGGAGCGCGAGAACAACGCCCCGCTCACCGTGGACCGGCCGCGCCGGATCCTCACCGCCGAGCAGCGCGCCCTGCTCGCCCGGAAGCTGCGCGAGCGGCCCGCCGCGGCCGGGCGGCCCCCGGCCGTCGTACCGCTGCCGGCCGGTGCGCCGGTACCGCTGTCGCCCGCTCAGGAGCGGCTCTGGTTCGTGGAGCAGCTCACGCCCGGGACCGCCTCCTATGTGCTGCCCACCGCCGGGCGGCTCACCGGTCCGCTGGAGCCCGCGGCCCTGGAAGAGGCGCTGCGGTTGGTGGCCGTCCGGCACCCGGTACTCCGCAGCGCCTATCCCGCCGACGAGGACGGTACGCCCCGGGTGCGGACCGCCCCCGCGGACGGGTTCGCCGTGCCCTGGGAGAGCCGGGACCTGACCGCTCTGCCGGTGGGGGAGCGGGAGTCCGCCGCGCGGTCCGCGGTGGAGGCGGAGGTCGCCCGGCCCTTCGCCGTCGAGGAGGGTCCGCTGGTCCGCGCCCTGCTGCTGCGGCTGGCCGACGACGATCACGTCCTGGTGGTCTGCCAGCACCATCTCACCGGCGACGGCTGGTCCGCGGGCATCCTCCTCGACGAACTTCTCTCCGGCTACGAGACGCTGACGGCGGGTGAGCGGCCCGGGCCGCCGCCGCTGCCCGTCGGATACGGCGACTTCGCGCACTGGCAGCGGGAGCGGCAGGAGGAGCCCGGGGCCGCGGCGAGCCTGCGCTACTGGACCGGGGCGATGACCGGGGTGGCGCCGCTGGAGCTGCCCACGGACCGGCCGCGGCCGGCCGTGCCGGGGCCGCGCGGGGCGACGTACACCTTCCGGGTCGACCCGGCGGTCCACGAGGCGGCGCGGGCCCTGTCCCGGGACCGGAGCGCGACGCTGTACATGACTCTGCTCGCCGCCTTCCAGGTCGTCCTCGGGCGGTGGTCGGGGCAGCGCGACTTCGCCGTCGGCACTCCGTTCGCGGGCCGTCCGACGGAGGAGACGGAGGGCCTGATCGGTCTGTTCAGCACGGTCCTGCCACTGCGGGCCGATCTGAGCGGGACCGGCGCGACGGACGGCGGGGACGACGCCCTGCCCGACTTCGCGACCGTGCTGTCCCGGGTCCGTGCCGCGGCCCTCGGGGCCCAGCAGCACCAGGACACACCGTTCGAGCGGCTGGTGGAGGCCCTGGACCTGCCGCGCGACGTCAGCAGGCCGCCGCTTCACCAGGTGTCCTTCGCGCTCCAGAACCACCGGGCGCAGACCGTCCGGCCGCGGGACGTCCAGTGGCGTACGTTCCCCTTCGAGGGCAGCGCCGTCCATCTGGACCTCGGCCTGTACTGCACCGAGACGGACGAGGGCCTCGAAGCCTTCCTCACGTACCGCACCGATCTGTGGGACGCGGAGACCGTCGCCCGGCTCGCCGGGCACTGGCAGCGGATCCTGGCCGGGGCCGCCGCCGATCCGTACGCCCCGGTCGGCACCCTCGGCATGCTGGCGTCCGAGGAGCGCCGGCGGGTGCTGTACGAGTGGAACGAGAGCGGCGGCGCGGTCCCGGTCGCGGCCACCCTCGCCGAAGCCGTGGCAGCGCAGGCCGCCCGTACCCCGGACGCGACCGCTCTGGTCCACTCCGGCCGTTCACTGGACTATGCCGCGCTCGACGGGCGGGCGGACCGGCTGGCGCGGGTGCTGCGGGCCGCCGGGGCGGGGCCCGGCGCGCTCGTCGGGGTCTGTCTCGACCAGGGTCTTGAGCAGGCGGTGGCGCTGCTGGCCGTGTTGAAGTCGGGGGCGGCGTACGTACCGCTGGATCCGGAGCAGCCGGCCGAGCGCCTCGGGCATATGCTGACCGACTCGGCGCCCGTCGTGCTGCTGACCACCACGGCGCACCGGTCGCTGCTGAGCGGGTCCGACGCCCCCGTACTGCTCCTGGACGAACTGGCCGGAGAACTCGCCGCCGCCCCCGCCGGGCCGCCGGCGGGGGGAGCCGGTCCGGACGATCTGGCGTATGTCATCTACACCTCCGGGTCCACGGGCCGGCCCAAGGGGGTAGCCGTCCAGCACCGGCAGGTGCTGACCTATCTGGCCGGGGTGCGGCAGCGGTTCGCCGAGGCGGGACTCGGGGACGGGGCACGCTATGCCCTGCTCCAGTCCCTGGCCTTCGACTTCGGTCTGACCACGCTCTATCTCTCGCTGACCACGGGCGGCGCGCTGCATCTGCTGGCGCCCCGCACCCCGGGGCCCGAGCTGGCCGGATATCTCGCCGGGGAACGGATCGACTGCGTGAAACTGACGCCGTCGCATCTGGCCGCGCTCACCGCCGAGGTGGACGATCCGGGTCTGCTGCTGCCGCGCCGGCTGCTGATTCTCGGCGGTGAGGCGTCGGGCTGGGAGTGGAGCCGTGCACTGGCCGCGACCGCGGCGCGGACCGGCTGCCGGGTGGTCAACCACTACGGCCCGACCGAGGCCACCGTGGGCGCCACCACCCTGCTGGTCGATCCGGAGCGGCCCGCCGAAGGCCCCACCACTCCCATCGGGCGCCCGCTGCCGGGGGCCCGGGTGTATCTGCTGGACGGGTACGGCGAGCCGGTGCCGCCCGGGGTGACCGGGGAGTTGTGGATCGGTGGTGACCGGCTGGCCCGCGGCTATCTCGGGCTGCCGGAGCTGACCGCCGAACGGTTCCGGCCCGACCCCTTCGCCGACGGGCCGGGGGACAACCCCCGTATGTACCGCACCGGGGACCTCGCCCGGCACCGGCCGGACGGCACGGTCGAGTTCCTCGGCCGCGGCGACGACCAGGTCAAGATCCGCGGCTACCGGGTCGAACTGGGCGAGGTGGAGGCCCATCTGGGGCAGCTGCCCGGTGTCGCCCAGGCCGTGGCGGCGGCCCGGGGCCCGGCAGGTGAGCTGGTGCTCGTCGGCTATCTGGTGCCCGCCGATGGCACCGTACCGCCGCCCGTCGCCGAACTGCGGGCCCTGCTGTCCCGGCGGCTGCCGGACTATCTGGTCCCGTCGCGTTTCGTCGTACTGCCGGAGCTGCCGAGGCAGGCCCACGGCAAGGTGGACCGCCGGGCGCTGCCCGAACCGGGGGCGCCGGGACCCGGTGAGGGCGCGGAGTACGTGGCACCCCGCACCCCGGCGGAGGAGGCGGTGGCCGCCGTCTGGGCCGAGCTCCTCGGTCTGGAACGGGTCGGCGCGCACGACGACTTCTTCGATCTCGGCGGCCACTCCCTGCTGGCGATGCGGATGGTGGCGGCGCTGCGCCGGGTGCTCGGCGCGGAGGCGCGGATCACCCTGATGGATGTCTTCCAGGAACGTACGGTCGGCGCGCTGGCGGCGCTGGCCGACCGGTCGGAGGAGGAGCGGGGGCCGCGCAGACTGCTGCACGAACTCACTCCCCGGCAGTCCGCGGACGCCGTCACGCTGTCGCTGGTGTGTCTGCCGTACGGCGGTGGCAGTGCCGTTGTGTACCAGCCGCTCGCGGACGCCCTGCCGCCCGGTGTCGCGCTGCACGCGGTCGCCGTCCCCGGCCACGATCTGGGCATGTCGGAGGATTCGCTGCCGCTGGAGGAGGTGGCCCGGCGGTGCGCCGACGAGGTGCTGGCCGGGGTGGCGGGGCCGGTCGCGGTGTACGGGCACTGCGGGGTGGGCGCGGCCCTCGCCGTGGAGACGGCCCGGCTGCTGGCCGCCGCGGGGCGGGAGCCCGCCGCCGTGTATCTGGGCGGGATCTTCCCGTTCGCCCGGCCGACGGAGGGTCTGCTCGGTCTGCTGTCCCGGTCCTCCTGGCTGGACCGGCGGCGCAGCGGCCGGCTGCATCTGAACTGGCTGCGTTCCATGGGCGCGGATCTGGAGGGTCTCGAGCCGGAGCAGCTGGCCACGATCGTGGCGAACGTCCGTGCGGACTCGCGGGCGGCGGAGGCGTACTTCACCGAGCGGCTGGCCGCCCCGGCCGACGGTCTTTCGACGCCGGTGGTGTCGGTGATCGGCTCGGCCGACCCGGGGACCGAGTTCCACCGGGAGCGGTTCCGGGAGTGGGGTTTCCTCGGTACGACGACCGCGGTGGCCGTACTGGACGAGGGCGGCCACTACTTCCTCAAGCACCGGGCGGCCGAGCTGGCCGAGATCGTCACCTCCGTCCATCCGGCGGTCGCCGTCGATGAGGCGGCGGCGCGGCTCGGGCGGCGGGAACGGCCCGCGGACGCGACCTGGTGGCTGGACGGGGTGCAGCGGGAGAGCGCGGCATCCGCCGCGGAGCCGGAGGCCGGGGCGGTGTCCCGGACCCGGCGGGACACCCGGCGGTTCGTCGCGGTCGCGGCGTCGCAGATGGTGTCGCAGACGGGTTCGGCGCTCACCGAGTTCGCCCTGCCGCTGTGGATCTTCCTGTCGACGGACTCGGTCGCCTGGTTCGGTCTCTTCGCGGTGCTGGGGATCGTGCCCGGGCTGCTGGCCGCGCCGGTGCTGGGCAGTCTGGTGGACCGGATCGACCGGCGGCGGGTGATGCTGGTCTGTACGGCGGTCTCCGGTACGACGGAGGCGCTGCTCGCGCTGCTCTACGCCTTCGGCGAGTTGCGGACCTGGCATGTCGGCGTGCTGATGGCGCTGTTGTCGGTCTCCCTGACGGGGCAGCGGCTGGCGTTCCAGTCGGCGATCCCGCAGCTCGTGCCCAAGCGGTATCTGGGTCATGCCAATGGTGTCGTCCAGATCTCCGGCGGTATCGCGCAGGTCGTCGCCCCGCTGGCGGCGGTCGGGCTGCTGGCCGCGATCGGTCTCGGCTGGGTGCTGCTGCTCGACGTGGTGAGCTATGCGATCGCGGCACTGGTCCTGGGCACCGTACGGTTCCCGCGGACGCTGGCCGCACGGCGGCGCGAGACGCTCCGGCAGGAGATCGTCGCCGGGTTCAGACTGGTGACCGGGCAGCGCGGGTTCCGGGCGATGCTGATCTTCTTCGCGGTGCTGAATCTCTTCCTGCCGGTGCTCTTCCAGCTCGTGTCGCCGCTCGTCCTCGGCTTCTCCAGCCTGGGTTCGGTGGCGACGGTCTCCCTGGCGGGCGGGGTCGGGGCGGTCGTCGGCGGTCTGGCGATGGGCGTCTGGGGCGGTCCGCGGCACCGCAGGATGCGGGGCATGCTGCTGGTGATTCCGGTGCTCGCCCTCTTCTGCGCCCTGACCGGGCTGCGGCCCGATCTGCTGGTGGTGGGCGCCGGAGTGTTCGGTATGTCGGCGTCGCTGTCGCTGCTCAACGGCATCTATCTGACAATCGTGCAGGTGAAGGTTCCGCAGCGGTTCCACGGCCGGGTGATGGCCCTGAACCAGTTGGTCGCCTGGTCGACCCTGCCGGTGGGCCTTCTGCTGATCGCCCCGCTGGGGACCGCGTATCTGGAGCCGCTGATGGACTCCGGCGGCGCGCTCGCCGGGACGCTGGGCCCGGTGCTGGGCACGGGCGACGGGCGCGGTATCGGTCTGCTCTATCTGCTGCTGGCCGCCGCGATCCTGCTCCTCGGGGCGGTGTCGCTGCGGTTGCGGGCGCTGTCGGGCTTCGACCGGGACGTCCCGGACGCCC